The Pannonibacter sp. XCT-53 genome includes a region encoding these proteins:
- a CDS encoding J domain-containing protein, with the protein MKLDSKLFDRIRVKPDRDRLDEDDFPPCQHPGCTRPGTHKAPQGRDREGKYFFFCIDHVRDYNKSYNYFTGMDDDAVRMYQKDALTGHRPTWRMGVNREAAQGPDGIDPRAAGRARAYARHGGTPQARDRKLLALEKRSFDVLNLSERARGDEIKARYKELVKLHHPDANGGDRSSEDRLRQIIQAYNVLKKAGFC; encoded by the coding sequence ATGAAACTGGATTCCAAGCTGTTCGACCGGATCCGCGTCAAACCTGACCGGGACCGGCTGGACGAAGACGACTTTCCGCCCTGTCAGCACCCTGGCTGTACCCGCCCCGGCACCCACAAGGCGCCCCAGGGCCGGGACCGCGAGGGCAAGTATTTCTTTTTCTGCATCGACCATGTCCGCGACTACAACAAGTCGTACAACTATTTCACCGGCATGGATGACGACGCGGTGCGCATGTACCAGAAGGATGCGCTGACCGGACATAGGCCGACCTGGCGCATGGGCGTCAACCGCGAGGCCGCCCAGGGACCCGACGGGATCGACCCGCGCGCGGCCGGTCGGGCGCGGGCCTACGCCCGCCACGGCGGAACGCCGCAGGCGCGGGATCGCAAGCTGCTTGCCCTTGAAAAGCGGTCGTTTGATGTGCTCAATCTGTCGGAAAGGGCGCGTGGCGACGAGATCAAGGCGCGCTATAAGGAATTGGTGAAACTCCATCATCCGGACGCCAACGGCGGCGACCGGTCGTCCGAGGATCGCCTGCGGCAGATCATTCAGGCCTACAATGTCCTGAAGAAAGCCGGCTTCTGCTAG
- a CDS encoding shikimate kinase: MGAAGSGTIITDERAARLVSALGPRCIVLVGIMGCGKSSVGRRLAQRLGLPFVDADTEIETAANMTISEIFAVHGEPEFRRGEERVIARLLQEGPMVLATGGGAFMSETTRREIARAAVSVWLRADLDTVMARVRKRPTRPLLQNADPEGTMRALLEKREPVYALADTSVWSREVPHETVMEDIILALEDFLSLRPAPDAA, translated from the coding sequence GTGGGGGCAGCCGGATCGGGCACAATCATCACCGACGAACGCGCAGCCCGGCTGGTCTCGGCGCTGGGACCGCGCTGCATCGTGCTGGTGGGCATCATGGGCTGCGGCAAGTCCAGTGTCGGCCGGCGCCTCGCCCAGCGTCTCGGCCTGCCCTTCGTCGATGCCGACACCGAGATCGAGACGGCCGCCAACATGACGATCTCGGAGATCTTCGCCGTGCATGGCGAGCCCGAGTTCCGCCGCGGCGAAGAGCGGGTCATCGCCCGTCTGCTGCAGGAAGGCCCGATGGTCCTTGCGACCGGCGGCGGCGCCTTCATGAGCGAGACGACCCGGCGGGAAATCGCCCGCGCCGCCGTCTCGGTCTGGCTGCGGGCAGACCTCGACACGGTCATGGCGCGGGTGCGCAAGCGCCCCACCCGGCCGCTGCTGCAGAACGCCGATCCCGAGGGCACCATGCGGGCACTGCTGGAGAAGCGCGAACCGGTCTACGCGCTGGCCGATACCTCCGTGTGGTCGCGCGAGGTGCCACACGAGACCGTCATGGAAGACATCATCCTGGCCCTTGAGGACTTCCTGTCCCTGCGGCCCGCGCCCGACGCGGCGTGA
- a CDS encoding HlyC/CorC family transporter encodes MIETALWFTVGGILCLLVMSAFFSGSETALTAASRARMHQLEKAGDRRAGVVARLIQTRERLIGALLLGNNIVNITASSLATSLFLSLFGEAGVAIATLVMTVLVVVLSEVMPKTWAISNPDRFALAVAPLVRIVVAVFGPVVITIEWIVRMILRVFGVRVDDNAAVLSAHDELRGAVDLQHLEGGLVKADRDRLGGLLDLAELEVSDVMVHRTNMMALNVDEDVSKLVDAALAAPYTRMPLWKGESDNFVGVLHAKDLLRALKAADGDFSRLDVMKIATPPWFVPDTTSLQDQLNAFLKRKSHFAFVIDEYGEVQGLVTLEDILEEIVGEIADEHDLELTGVRPQADGSVIVDGSVPIRDINRANDWSLPDDEATTIAGLVIHEARMIPDERQIFTFHGFRFTVLRRERNRITRLRIQPLNGKETRTPGKTPDARSARQTPSPTSTA; translated from the coding sequence ATGATCGAGACAGCGCTCTGGTTCACGGTCGGCGGCATCCTGTGCCTGCTGGTCATGTCAGCCTTCTTCTCCGGATCGGAGACAGCGCTGACAGCCGCGTCCCGGGCGCGCATGCACCAGCTGGAGAAGGCCGGAGACCGGCGCGCAGGGGTCGTTGCCCGGCTGATCCAGACCCGCGAGCGCCTCATCGGGGCGCTGCTGCTCGGCAACAACATCGTCAACATCACGGCGTCGTCCCTGGCGACCAGCCTGTTCCTGAGCCTGTTTGGCGAGGCCGGCGTTGCCATCGCGACGCTGGTCATGACCGTGCTGGTGGTGGTGCTGTCGGAGGTCATGCCGAAGACCTGGGCGATCTCCAATCCGGACCGTTTTGCCCTTGCCGTTGCACCGCTGGTCCGGATCGTGGTCGCGGTTTTCGGTCCGGTGGTCATCACCATCGAATGGATCGTGCGCATGATCCTGCGTGTCTTCGGCGTGCGGGTCGACGACAACGCCGCGGTCCTCTCCGCCCATGACGAGCTGCGCGGCGCTGTCGATCTGCAGCATCTGGAAGGCGGCCTCGTCAAGGCCGACCGCGACCGCCTCGGCGGCCTGCTCGATCTTGCCGAGCTCGAAGTCTCCGACGTGATGGTCCACCGCACCAACATGATGGCCCTCAACGTCGATGAGGACGTCTCGAAGCTCGTCGATGCTGCCCTTGCCGCGCCCTACACCCGCATGCCCCTGTGGAAGGGCGAAAGCGACAACTTCGTCGGCGTCCTGCATGCCAAGGACCTGCTGCGCGCCCTGAAGGCCGCCGATGGCGACTTCAGCCGGCTGGACGTGATGAAGATCGCAACGCCGCCCTGGTTCGTCCCCGACACCACCAGCCTGCAGGACCAGCTCAACGCCTTCCTCAAGCGCAAGTCCCACTTTGCCTTTGTCATCGACGAATATGGCGAGGTGCAGGGACTGGTGACGCTGGAGGACATCCTGGAGGAAATCGTCGGCGAGATCGCCGATGAGCATGACCTGGAACTGACCGGCGTCCGGCCGCAGGCGGACGGCTCGGTCATCGTCGACGGCTCGGTCCCGATTCGCGACATCAACCGCGCCAACGACTGGAGCCTGCCGGACGACGAGGCCACCACCATCGCAGGGCTCGTGATCCACGAGGCCCGCATGATCCCCGACGAGCGGCAGATCTTCACCTTCCACGGCTTCCGCTTCACGGTGCTGCGCCGCGAACGCAACCGCATCACCCGCCTGCGCATCCAGCCGCTCAACGGCAAGGAGACCAGGACACCCGGCAAGACACCCGACGCCCGCTCCGCCAGGCAGACGCCGTCACCGACGTCCACCGCCTGA
- the cobS gene encoding cobaltochelatase subunit CobS encodes MTDKMTVADGMPDTEVSVEEVFGFRSDLKVPAYKTRTEHVPDVDPDYLFDRATTLAILAGFARNRRVMVTGFHGTGKSTHIEQVAARLNWPCIRVNLDSHISRIDLIGKDAIVLKDGKQVTEFRDGILPWAYQHNVALVFDEYDAGRPDVMFVIQRVLESSGRLTLLDQSRVIRPHPYFRLFATANTIGLGDTSGLYHGTQQINQAQMDRWSIVTALNYLPHDNEVGIVLAKAKHFQGAEGRATVSKMVRLADMTRSAFINGDLSTVMSPRTVITWAENAEIFGDVGFAFRLTFLNKCDDTERSLVSEFYQRCFGEELPESAVKLVMS; translated from the coding sequence ATGACTGACAAGATGACCGTGGCCGATGGCATGCCCGACACCGAAGTTTCCGTCGAAGAGGTGTTCGGCTTCCGCAGCGACCTGAAAGTGCCGGCCTACAAGACCCGGACCGAGCACGTGCCGGACGTGGATCCGGACTACCTGTTCGACCGGGCGACGACGCTGGCAATCCTCGCGGGCTTTGCCCGCAACCGCCGCGTCATGGTCACCGGCTTCCATGGCACCGGCAAGTCGACCCACATCGAGCAGGTCGCGGCCCGTCTCAACTGGCCCTGCATCCGCGTCAACCTCGACAGCCACATCAGCCGCATCGACCTGATCGGCAAGGATGCAATCGTGCTGAAGGACGGCAAGCAGGTCACCGAATTCCGGGACGGCATCCTGCCCTGGGCCTACCAGCACAACGTCGCCCTGGTGTTCGATGAGTACGACGCCGGCCGTCCCGACGTGATGTTCGTGATCCAGCGCGTGCTGGAATCCTCGGGCCGCCTGACGCTGCTTGACCAGAGCCGCGTGATCCGTCCCCATCCCTATTTCCGGCTGTTCGCCACCGCCAACACCATCGGCCTCGGCGACACCTCGGGCCTCTACCACGGCACGCAGCAGATCAACCAGGCGCAGATGGACCGCTGGTCCATCGTCACCGCGCTGAACTATCTGCCGCATGACAACGAGGTCGGCATCGTGCTGGCCAAGGCCAAGCATTTCCAGGGCGCCGAAGGCCGCGCGACCGTTTCCAAGATGGTCCGGCTTGCCGACATGACCCGTTCGGCCTTCATCAACGGCGACCTGTCGACCGTGATGAGCCCGCGCACGGTCATCACCTGGGCCGAGAACGCGGAAATCTTCGGCGACGTCGGCTTTGCCTTCCGCCTGACCTTCCTCAACAAGTGTGATGACACCGAGCGGTCGCTCGTCTCGGAGTTCTACCAGCGCTGTTTCGGCGAGGAACTGCCCGAGTCGGCCGTCAAACTGGTGATGAGCTGA
- the xerD gene encoding site-specific tyrosine recombinase XerD — translation MAADPGIETFLEMLAAERGAALNTLESYRRDLEDFAEFLGSTRVSDADQDDVSAYLGDLAARGFAASSQARRLSALRQFFKFLFAEGRRKDEPTRILTAPKKRQALPKVLSVAEVDRLIEAARFDATQVHETPGRQLRAARLYTLLEVLYATGLRVSELVALPVRAALRDARLIEIRGKGGKERLVPLSPRAQEAMRAYVALRKAEGAFAESPWLFPSHSESGHVTRQAFARDLKALAVGVGLQADQVSPHVLRHAFASHLLQNGADLRVVQQLLGHADISTTQIYTHVLDERLRDLVETHHPLAKA, via the coding sequence ATGGCCGCCGATCCCGGCATCGAGACCTTTCTGGAAATGCTGGCGGCCGAGCGCGGCGCGGCGCTGAACACGCTCGAGAGCTATCGGCGGGATCTGGAGGACTTTGCCGAGTTTCTGGGCTCGACGCGGGTGTCGGACGCAGACCAGGACGATGTCAGCGCCTATCTCGGCGACCTGGCGGCGCGGGGCTTTGCCGCGTCGTCCCAGGCGCGGCGGCTGTCGGCGCTCCGGCAGTTCTTCAAGTTCCTGTTTGCCGAAGGCCGGCGCAAGGACGAGCCGACACGCATTCTCACCGCGCCGAAAAAACGGCAGGCGCTGCCCAAGGTGCTGAGTGTCGCCGAGGTGGACCGGCTGATCGAGGCGGCGCGGTTCGACGCCACGCAGGTGCACGAGACACCCGGCCGGCAGCTGCGTGCGGCGCGGCTCTACACGCTCCTGGAAGTGCTCTATGCCACGGGCCTGCGCGTGTCGGAGCTGGTGGCGCTTCCGGTGAGGGCGGCCTTGCGCGATGCGCGGCTGATCGAGATCCGCGGCAAGGGCGGCAAGGAACGGCTGGTGCCGCTGAGCCCGCGCGCGCAGGAGGCCATGCGGGCCTATGTGGCGCTGCGTAAGGCGGAGGGTGCCTTTGCCGAAAGCCCCTGGCTGTTCCCCTCCCATTCGGAAAGCGGCCATGTCACCCGGCAGGCCTTCGCCCGCGACCTGAAGGCCCTGGCGGTGGGCGTCGGACTTCAGGCCGACCAGGTGTCGCCGCATGTGCTGCGGCACGCCTTTGCCTCGCATCTGCTGCAGAACGGAGCGGACCTGCGCGTCGTGCAGCAGCTTCTTGGGCATGCCGACATCTCGACGACGCAGATCTACACCCATGTGCTCGACGAGCGCCTGCGCGATCTCGTCGAGACACATCACCCGCTTGCGAAGGCTTAA
- a CDS encoding BolA family protein: MTIRQQITDLLTDAFAPSELAVIDESDKHKGHGGWREGGETHFRVRIVAEAFAGKGRVDRHRAINTVLAPCIAAGVHALAIEVRAPDEPDPRAARVSGTV; this comes from the coding sequence ATGACCATTCGCCAGCAGATCACCGACCTCCTGACCGATGCCTTCGCGCCCAGCGAACTCGCGGTCATCGACGAATCCGACAAGCACAAGGGCCATGGCGGCTGGCGCGAGGGCGGGGAAACCCATTTCCGCGTCCGCATCGTCGCCGAAGCCTTTGCCGGCAAGGGACGGGTGGACCGTCACCGGGCGATCAACACCGTGCTGGCGCCCTGCATCGCGGCCGGCGTGCACGCCCTCGCCATCGAGGTGCGGGCGCCGGACGAGCCCGATCCGCGTGCCGCCCGGGTGAGCGGGACGGTCTGA
- the cobT gene encoding cobaltochelatase subunit CobT, which translates to MAGPGSNSGGGGKGQSPNEPFKQAVAGTMRAIAGTAELEVIFSGDRPALVSGSARLPEPARKPSARDLSITRGLSDSMALRLACHDARVHSKASPKSAEARAIFDAVEQARCEAVGASRMPGVADNLSVMLDDRYTRLGAMDVSRREDAPLTDALSLIVRERLTGAPPPPAAQKLVSLWRDWIEERAGRDLDRLVTRLDNQAAFAGQMRHVLTALEMGEDFGDEPDKAEEPDETDDSGQNDDAETGSDSQEQDGEEETAPQETEVTGEEMAAGETEAADSDAFDMEDQDLDMEAEEPGESQRRELPQSNKPVTDYRVYTTRFDEEVSAEDLCDVAELERLRAFLDKQLVNLQSAVARLANRLQRKLMAQQNRSWDFDLEEGILDTARLTRAVIDPMQPLAFKQEQDTKFRDTVVTLLLDNSGSMRGRPITVAAACADILARTLERCGVKVEILGFTTKAWKGGQSREAWLAAGKPAQPGRLNDLRHIVYKAADAPWRRSRRNLGLMMREGLLKENIDGEALDWAHRRLLARPENRRILMMISDGAPVDDCTLSVNPGNYLERHLRFIIEEIETRSPVELIAIGIGHDVTRYYRRAVTIVDAEELAGAMTNQLADLFEDTSAQPATGRGAARGKGRGQARGAGRARTRA; encoded by the coding sequence ATGGCAGGGCCAGGCAGCAACAGCGGCGGCGGCGGCAAGGGGCAGTCGCCCAATGAACCTTTCAAGCAGGCTGTTGCCGGCACGATGCGCGCCATCGCCGGCACTGCCGAGCTGGAGGTCATCTTCTCCGGCGACCGTCCGGCGCTGGTCTCCGGGTCGGCCCGCCTGCCCGAGCCGGCGCGCAAGCCCTCGGCCCGCGATCTGTCGATCACGCGGGGCCTGTCGGATTCCATGGCCCTGCGGCTCGCCTGCCACGATGCCCGCGTCCACAGCAAGGCCAGCCCGAAGAGTGCCGAGGCCCGTGCCATCTTCGACGCCGTCGAGCAGGCCCGCTGCGAGGCCGTCGGGGCCAGCCGCATGCCGGGCGTGGCGGACAACCTGTCCGTCATGCTCGACGACCGCTACACCCGCCTGGGGGCGATGGACGTGTCCCGCCGCGAGGATGCCCCGCTGACGGATGCCCTGTCACTGATCGTGCGCGAACGCCTCACCGGCGCTCCGCCCCCGCCGGCTGCACAGAAGCTCGTCTCGCTCTGGCGCGACTGGATCGAGGAGCGGGCCGGGCGCGATCTCGACCGTCTGGTCACCCGCCTCGACAATCAGGCCGCCTTTGCCGGACAGATGCGCCACGTGCTGACCGCCCTTGAGATGGGCGAGGACTTCGGCGACGAGCCGGACAAGGCCGAGGAGCCGGACGAGACCGACGACAGCGGCCAGAACGATGACGCCGAGACCGGCTCCGACAGCCAGGAGCAGGACGGCGAGGAAGAGACCGCGCCGCAGGAGACAGAGGTCACCGGCGAGGAAATGGCCGCCGGCGAGACAGAGGCTGCCGACAGCGACGCGTTCGACATGGAGGACCAGGACCTCGACATGGAAGCCGAGGAGCCGGGCGAGAGCCAGCGCCGCGAGCTGCCGCAGTCGAACAAGCCGGTCACGGACTACCGCGTCTACACCACCCGCTTCGACGAGGAGGTCTCGGCCGAGGACCTCTGCGACGTGGCCGAGCTGGAGCGCCTGCGCGCGTTCCTCGACAAGCAGCTCGTCAACCTGCAGAGCGCCGTCGCGCGCCTCGCCAACCGGCTGCAGCGCAAGCTCATGGCGCAGCAGAACCGCTCCTGGGACTTCGATCTCGAGGAAGGTATCCTCGACACCGCCCGCCTCACCCGCGCCGTCATCGACCCGATGCAGCCTCTGGCGTTCAAGCAGGAGCAGGACACCAAGTTCCGCGACACTGTCGTGACCCTGCTGCTCGACAATTCCGGCTCGATGCGCGGCCGGCCGATCACGGTCGCTGCTGCCTGTGCCGATATTCTCGCGCGCACGCTCGAGCGCTGCGGCGTCAAGGTCGAGATCCTTGGCTTCACCACCAAGGCCTGGAAGGGCGGACAATCGCGCGAGGCCTGGCTTGCGGCCGGCAAGCCGGCCCAGCCCGGACGCCTCAACGACCTGCGCCATATCGTCTACAAGGCCGCCGACGCGCCCTGGCGCCGCTCGCGCCGCAACCTTGGCCTGATGATGCGCGAGGGCCTGCTGAAGGAGAACATCGACGGCGAGGCGCTCGACTGGGCCCACCGCCGCCTGCTCGCCCGGCCGGAAAACCGCCGCATCCTGATGATGATTTCCGATGGCGCTCCGGTCGATGACTGCACCCTGTCGGTCAATCCGGGCAACTACCTCGAGCGGCATCTGCGCTTCATCATCGAGGAGATCGAGACGCGCTCGCCGGTGGAACTCATCGCCATCGGCATCGGCCATGACGTCACCCGCTACTACCGCCGCGCCGTCACCATCGTCGACGCGGAGGAACTGGCCGGCGCCATGACGAACCAGCTCGCCGACCTGTTCGAGGACACCTCGGCGCAGCCCGCGACAGGACGCGGCGCCGCACGAGGAAAAGGCCGCGGCCAGGCCCGGGGCGCAGGCCGCGCCCGGACGCGGGCCTGA
- the iaaH gene encoding indoleacetamide hydrolase: protein MQRHLTFAATGLAFALAGPAAGETAMRDVREMTISDLQAARTSGSLTTTALVAALLEAAKARAGDNIFITLDEAGARAAAAASDAAGAAASGPLQGVPLVIKDNIAVAGLPNTAGTPALKDWVPATDAPVVARLRAAGAIILGKTNMHELAFGITSNNAAFGAVANAHAPERIAGGSSGGTGAAIGARLAPAGLGTDTGGSVRIPAALNGICGLRPTVGRYPGTGIVPISRTRDTAGPMARSVADLALLDAVITGTTSALADVAPQSIRLGLAAPFTQDLDPETAAVFETALDRLRQAGVTLVPLDLTNIRDLSDQAGFAIALHEIRRDMPAFLAEHRTGVTLDRLVAGIASPDVAHVFAEYVTGTGAIPEAVYRTAMDDLRPRLQAAYAEVFTRERLDALVFPTVPLAATPIATSDRTVRLDGVEVPTFPTFIRNTDPGSNAGIPGLSLPVGLTAQGLPVGLEIDGPAHSDRHLLAVARTLETLLPATPPPALTRSR, encoded by the coding sequence ATGCAACGACATCTGACATTTGCGGCAACCGGCCTGGCCTTCGCCCTCGCCGGCCCGGCAGCGGGAGAGACAGCCATGCGCGATGTGCGCGAGATGACCATTTCCGACCTTCAGGCCGCCCGGACGTCCGGCAGCCTGACCACCACCGCCCTTGTGGCCGCCCTGCTGGAGGCCGCGAAGGCGCGGGCGGGCGACAACATCTTCATCACCCTCGACGAGGCCGGTGCGCGCGCGGCCGCAGCCGCGTCTGACGCAGCGGGAGCCGCGGCGTCCGGCCCGCTGCAGGGCGTGCCGCTGGTGATCAAGGACAACATCGCCGTCGCCGGCCTGCCCAACACCGCCGGAACGCCGGCGCTGAAGGACTGGGTGCCGGCAACGGATGCGCCCGTGGTCGCCCGGTTGCGCGCCGCCGGGGCGATCATCCTCGGCAAGACCAACATGCACGAGCTGGCCTTCGGCATCACCTCGAACAATGCCGCCTTCGGTGCCGTCGCCAACGCCCATGCACCGGAGCGGATCGCCGGCGGCTCCAGCGGCGGCACCGGCGCTGCCATCGGCGCGCGTCTCGCCCCGGCCGGCCTTGGCACCGACACCGGCGGCTCCGTGCGCATCCCGGCCGCGCTCAACGGCATCTGCGGCTTGCGACCGACCGTGGGGCGCTATCCGGGGACGGGCATCGTGCCGATCTCCCGCACGCGGGACACCGCCGGCCCGATGGCCCGCAGTGTCGCCGATCTTGCGCTGCTCGATGCGGTCATCACCGGCACGACCAGCGCGCTGGCGGACGTCGCCCCGCAGTCGATCCGCCTTGGCCTTGCCGCTCCCTTCACGCAAGATCTCGATCCGGAGACCGCTGCCGTGTTCGAGACCGCGCTCGACCGGCTGCGCCAGGCCGGCGTGACGCTTGTCCCGCTCGACCTGACGAACATCCGCGACCTCAGCGATCAGGCCGGCTTTGCCATCGCTCTCCACGAGATCCGCCGCGACATGCCGGCGTTTCTCGCGGAGCATCGCACCGGCGTGACGCTCGACAGGCTCGTTGCCGGCATTGCCAGCCCGGACGTTGCCCATGTCTTTGCGGAGTATGTCACAGGCACCGGCGCGATCCCCGAGGCGGTCTACAGGACAGCGATGGACGATCTGCGCCCCCGGCTCCAGGCCGCCTATGCGGAGGTCTTCACGCGCGAGCGGCTTGACGCGCTGGTGTTCCCGACCGTGCCGCTGGCCGCCACGCCGATCGCCACCTCGGACCGTACCGTGCGCCTTGATGGCGTCGAGGTTCCGACCTTCCCGACCTTCATCCGCAACACGGATCCGGGATCGAATGCCGGCATCCCGGGCCTCTCTCTGCCGGTCGGGCTCACGGCGCAGGGCCTGCCGGTCGGCCTCGAGATCGACGGTCCGGCCCATTCCGACCGGCATCTCCTTGCCGTCGCGCGGACCCTCGAGACCCTGCTGCCGGCAACGCCGCCGCCGGCCCTCACCAGGTCCCGCTGA
- the aroB gene encoding 3-dehydroquinate synthase — translation MTSVSPTEPITVRVDLGARSYDILIGRGLLASAGERIAALMPGGRLAIITDATVARLHLPTLTASLDAAGVGSTVMTVPAGEQSKCFAEYQRLCDEVLAARLERGDAVLAFGGGVVGDLAGFVAASVRRGMSFIQIPTTLLSQVDSSVGGKTGINSRHGKNLIGAFHQPDLVLADTALLDTLSEREFRAGYAEVAKYGLLGDAAFFDWLEQNWQDIFAGGPAREEAVARSCAAKAATVSADERESGQRALLNLGHTFGHALESAVDYANERLVHGEGVAIGMALAHEFSARLGLVDDAVVARVVAHLQEVGLPVRIGQIPGQMPPAGTLLDIIAQDKKVSRGALTFILTRGIGQAFVEKGVDPAAVRDFLEEKLRS, via the coding sequence ATGACCAGTGTGTCCCCGACTGAGCCCATCACCGTCCGCGTCGATCTCGGCGCCCGCTCCTATGACATCCTCATCGGCCGCGGCCTCCTCGCCTCTGCGGGAGAGCGCATTGCCGCGCTGATGCCGGGCGGCCGGCTCGCCATCATCACCGATGCCACCGTCGCCCGCCTGCATCTCCCCACGCTCACCGCAAGCCTTGATGCCGCCGGCGTCGGCTCCACGGTGATGACCGTTCCGGCGGGCGAACAGAGCAAGTGCTTTGCCGAGTACCAGCGCCTGTGCGACGAGGTGCTCGCGGCCCGGCTGGAGCGCGGCGATGCGGTGCTTGCGTTCGGCGGTGGCGTCGTCGGCGATCTCGCCGGCTTCGTGGCGGCCTCCGTGCGCCGGGGCATGAGCTTCATCCAGATCCCGACCACGCTCCTGTCCCAGGTCGACAGCTCCGTCGGTGGCAAGACCGGCATCAACTCCCGCCATGGCAAGAACCTCATCGGCGCCTTCCACCAGCCGGATCTCGTCCTCGCCGACACCGCCCTGCTCGACACGCTGAGCGAACGCGAGTTCCGCGCCGGCTATGCCGAGGTCGCCAAGTACGGCCTGCTTGGCGATGCTGCCTTCTTCGACTGGCTCGAGCAGAACTGGCAGGACATCTTCGCCGGAGGCCCGGCGCGGGAGGAGGCGGTGGCGCGCTCCTGCGCGGCCAAGGCCGCAACGGTCTCGGCCGACGAACGCGAATCCGGCCAGCGCGCCCTGCTCAATCTCGGCCACACCTTCGGCCATGCGCTCGAATCGGCGGTCGACTACGCCAACGAACGCCTTGTCCATGGCGAGGGCGTCGCCATCGGCATGGCGCTGGCGCACGAGTTTTCCGCCCGCCTCGGCCTCGTCGACGATGCCGTCGTTGCCCGCGTGGTCGCCCATCTGCAGGAGGTCGGCCTCCCCGTCCGGATCGGACAGATCCCGGGTCAGATGCCGCCGGCCGGCACGCTGCTCGACATCATCGCCCAGGACAAGAAGGTCAGCCGCGGCGCGCTGACCTTCATCCTGACCCGCGGCATCGGTCAGGCCTTCGTCGAGAAGGGCGTCGACCCCGCCGCTGTCCGGGACTTCCTTGAGGAGAAACTCCGCTCATGA